CCCGCGCACCTGCTGCAAATAAAGCGCATTCAAAAACAGGAACCCGGCAAACGAAGCAAACGCACAAAGCCCTAGCAGCGTCGCGCTACTAAAAGGCACACTCCGGAAGAACCGCAGATCCACAAGCGGCTCAGCCTGCTTCGCTTCATACACCAGAAACCCCACCAGCGAAGCCGCTGCCACCACAAACAACCCCACAATCAACCGCGATGACCACCCTTCATGCGCCCCCGCGATCACCGCATACGTCAGCGCCGTAAGCCCCGTGAACACCAGCAGTTGCCCTACCGGATCGAACCGCCGCCCCCGCGCCGCCTTGGACTCCGGCACAAACACCGCCGCCAACACTACAGCCAATATCCCCAGCGGCACGTTCACCCAGAAGATCGACCGCCACCCGATCGCCTGTGTCAACGCCCCACCCAGCAGCGGCCCCACCGCAAACGACACCCCCCCCACCGCCCCCCAAACCCCGGTAGCCCGAGCCCGTTCCTTCGGGTCTTTGAACACATTCGCAACGATCGACAACGCAACAGGATTGAGCATGGAAGCCCCCAGCCCCTGCAGCGCGCGGAACGCCACCAGTTGCTCAATGTTGTGTGCCATGCTGCAAAGGAAGGACGCAGCCGTAAACAAGCTCAGCCCGATCTGAAACACCAGACGTCGCCCCACCCGGTCCGAAACCGACCCCGCCAGCATCAGCAGCGAAGCCACGACCAGCGTATAGGAGTCCATGATCCACTGCAGTCCGGAGACGCTCGCATGCAGATCGTGCTGAATTGCCGGTAGAGCCACGTTAACGATCGTCACATCCATGCCGACGAGCAGCAGGCTCATGCAGCAGATCCCCAGGATCACATCCGGGTGGACACTCTTTACCTGTGACACCATCTATCTATGATACGCATGACTCGCTGAGACACCCAGCTTCCACCATCCAAAGCCACGTCCCAGCTCATCGGGAACCATCTCATTTAGAACTGGTAGCGGCCCGCAAACTGAATAGAAAGAGGATCATGCGCCGACCGTATTAATCCGAACTCTGGATTAATATGCACCCCATCATTCGACAGTTCGCTGATTGGATTGTAGTAGTTAGCCCTGTTGAAGATGTTGAAACCCTCTACCCGCAAAATAATCGAGTGGTGCTCCCGGAATGCAATCGACTTTTGCAAAGCCAGATCCTGGCTGATATAAATCGGCCCGCTAAACCCATTCCTTGCACTATTCCCCACGCAAGCCACAGGATTTGACTTGTTGCTGTATAGCGTAGGTTGCGCATAAAGACTGGGGCAACTGGCCGCTGCTCCCACAGAAACCAGGCTCGACGCACCCACTCCCGTGAAGTATCCGGTAGGCTTACCCGTCGAATGAATCTGCGTATTCGTGGGCAGATTGATCCGTTGCGTTACCTGCCCATAAGCCGGCCCAGAGAAGATAGAAAAGGGTTGACCACTCTGAGCCGTAAAGATCCCTGATAAGACGAACCCGTTCGTCCATTTCTTGTGAAAGTTTGGAGCATATACGAAGTCCGCGACTGCCCGGTTTCGCACATCGAAATCCGAGTTCCCGTAATCTCCGCCATTCGCCCGGCTGGAGAAGCCCAGCGGATTCTGCGGAAGGCTGTACTGGCTTATGTCGACCGGCCGGCTACCCGTCGTCGTAAGAGCGGAGGAGACTGCGTC
This region of Granulicella tundricola MP5ACTX9 genomic DNA includes:
- a CDS encoding DHA2 family efflux MFS transporter permease subunit, which produces MVSQVKSVHPDVILGICCMSLLLVGMDVTIVNVALPAIQHDLHASVSGLQWIMDSYTLVVASLLMLAGSVSDRVGRRLVFQIGLSLFTAASFLCSMAHNIEQLVAFRALQGLGASMLNPVALSIVANVFKDPKERARATGVWGAVGGVSFAVGPLLGGALTQAIGWRSIFWVNVPLGILAVVLAAVFVPESKAARGRRFDPVGQLLVFTGLTALTYAVIAGAHEGWSSRLIVGLFVVAAASLVGFLVYEAKQAEPLVDLRFFRSVPFSSATLLGLCAFASFAGFLFLNALYLQQVRGFSAFHTGLCTLPLAVTMMVFSPVSGRLVGVYGTRPSLLISGAGFMLGTLLLTGLSGGTPLWELLLAYGLFGTGLGMVNPAITNNAVAGMPLAQAGVAAAIASTSRQVGAALGVAIAGTVVSASRASATGASNFAQATHPIWWVMTGCGTVVMFLGWASNTEWSRASAARAASLLGAQAA